In the genome of Yersinia enterocolitica, the window CCTAATATTGATTTTTTAATGAGTGACATGTTGAGTATTCTTCTGGCACCAACACTATGGTTGGCATAAAAAGAGGATGTAAAATATGAGCAAGGTAACTATCACTATCAATACCGATACAAATGAAGTAGACGTTAAAAACTTAACTGAGGCTGATACCGAGAATTTAACTTTGACCGCAGCACAAGCCAGAGCTAGGGTGCCAACTGAGGTTGCTCCTAACTCAAGTACCGAGGTCCTTTATCGCAGCACACCGATTATTCCTGAAAGTCGTCGAAATGTAATGATCACTAATGATGGTGCTGCAAATATAATTACAGCTCAATATTATTGGTCGCACAGCTTTACGAGTCAATGGTTCTTGTATACCTCTATTGACGTAAATGTCGGTGATTCTAAGTTATTAGTTTCACCATCTAATTCATTATATTACAGTAAGGTTGTTCTAATTAACAATACAAGCCGTAAGGCATATGTCACCGCTGAGGAAAAATAAACACCGCCTTAATATAAGGTAATTTATTTTTATAAAAAGGAAAATAAAACATTAACTGGTCTCACCTTCGCAATAGTTAAGGCCAAATATTTACTATTAAATTTTGACTTCTGCTTATGCAGAAGTGAGGCCATTAATTGTCTTTAATAAAGTAATGTCTTAAAAAGTGCGACATGATTTTTTATTTTAAACTTTAACTATAGGTATATTAAATGAATAACATTACAGAATATAGCAATACAGCGGCATTTGTTCCTTACAATGTATATGCTACTTCAGCCTTTGAATTTGACTGGGACTCCTCAGCAATTCTTAAGCAAGCAGTGCTTAAAGGGATATCATTCATTCCTTATGTCGGTGATTACTTATCCTCTATTATTGATTTCTTTTGGAAAGACCAAGAGAGGGATATCTGGCAGGAAATTTTGGGTCGGGTACAACAACTTATTGAAGAGAATGTACTTAAGGCTATTAAAGGTATTCTATTGGGTGATATTGCCGAACTTAAGGGGAAGATTGCCTCCGTAGTTGCAGCTTTGCAGGATCATCCTGGTACACCTGAAGCCAAAAGTCTATTTATGAGCGTATCGGTACATTTGGACAGTGTACAACGCAAGTTTACTACTTTTGATCACAAAACTAACTATCATATTTTGCCGATGTATTCAGCAACCGCGTTAATGCAAATAATGTACTGGACTATGGGCATTGAGCGTAAAGACGATATTGGACTGAACAGTAATGAAGTTGGGCAACTTCAACGAAATATTGATCTATTGGTTAAACATGTCGAAGGCTATATCCAAGGGATTTACGATACAGAATTAGAGATCCAATACAACGACTCTGCGCCTAATACTGTGGCTAACAATGTTATGTATGTACATGGCTACTGTCGGGTGCATGGCTTGGAGTACACCGAGATCATTCAAAATATCCAGAAAAATGGAAGCAATACGAAGGGACTGTATTTAAAAACACTGAGTTATTCGACCTTCTTTGGCTGGCCAACCAGTCAGGCACGAATTCTTGCATTAAAAGACGAAATTAATATGCCGGAGCCATTTAAGCCAAAATTAATAAATGGCCGTATAAACCAAATCAAGTCAGTTAAAGGTTTTATTCAACGTATCGGAGGCGCTTTACGGGTAGGTGGATTAGAAGTGACCTTTGAAAATGGTAATAAGTATCAACAAGGAACTGTTACCGGCGAATCTAGTTCAATTGACCTCAATGGGGGTGTCATTGAGACAATAGAAACCTGGGGTAATGGTGCTATTGACGAAGCCAAATTTACCCTAAGCGACGGACGTATCTTAACTGTTGGTCAGCGCTATTCAACAAACTACAGAAAGTTTGCGCTCGAGGGGAAATATATTTCTGGTATTTTTATTGCCAGCGATCGAAGTGAACTAGCCGGTCAAGCTGCAAATATTTGTGTTTCTTATCACCAAAAACAGTGAAATAAATAATTTAATCTATATAAAGCTGCATTTTTGCAGCTTTATCTTAAGTTAATTACAAAAGGAAAGTAAAAGTGAATAAAATACCTCTGGCTTTGTTTTTATATGTTTTTTGCATTTCAGCTTATGCAGTGAAAGAAACGAGTTCAATTTCAGAAACAAGTATTCCACCTGAAAGGAGTATGCAACATTCTGCGAGGAATAGTGAAACCTACACCTATATAAAGTGTGTCTATAGGAAAAATAAAGATAAAAATTTTGATGCAACTTCATCTTGGGAATGGGGACGGGCGGATAACGCAGCCAACAATTATGCTACAGTTAATGGTCATTGGTATTCTAACGCCATTCTAGCTAATATGTTTTATACAAAATCTAGCCACCAAGAAATAAAAAATGTTTGCATTAATACACTAAATAAAAAAGACATTAACTATAGTGACTTAATACCTTACGCATCTGATTACACTCTATCCTATTATTACTCATTCTGGAATGAAGGAAGTAATATTCCCTTAGTAGAAGTTGGCAAAGCGAAACTGGATAGAATGGTTGTTTTCGGTGATAGTTTATCTGATACGATTAATGTTTATAACGGTTCTTATGGAACAGTGCCAAATAGTAATACATGGTTTTTAGGGCATTTTTCAAACGGACTTGTTTGGCATGAATACCTGAGTAAAAAGCATATCAAGGTGCCAGGCTACACATGGGCAACGGGCAATGCAGAGAGTGGCAGTAATCTGATATTCTCAGGGTTTAGTCAGCAATTAGACTCATTTGAGTCTTATATGAAAAAATCTAATGGATATGATATTGGTCAAACTCTTTTTCTTGCTATGTTTGGCGGCAATGATTTTATCACGGGAAATAAATCACCTGATGATATTGTTAATAACTATAAAACCTCTTTAGTTCGATTGAAAAGTCTGGGAGCTAAGCAGGTTGCGATATTTACTCTCCCTGATTTCTCAACTATCCCTGCGGTTAAGAACTGGAGTCAGTCCGACAGAGATAAGTTAAAAAACAAATCCATTGAGTTTAATACGAAACTAAGCTCGTTAATTAATTCTTTAAAATTAACCTATCCTGATGTCAAATGGATTATGCCAGATTTAAATGCAGCTTTTGATAAAATAATCAAAAATCCCGCAAGCTTTAATTATGTAAACGCTAAAGATACTTGTCTGAATCTGAGAGATTCCAGTCTTGATTATATTGCAGGTGCATCACCTAAAGAGGAATGTAAAAATAGTAATGGAGCATTTATCTTCTGGGATAACATGCATACAACGACAAAAATGCATGAAGATATCAGTGATATTCTGGGTGATGAAATTAAATTTTTACTGTAAATGATCGTTAGCAATATAAGTAACCGTTATATAGAAATGGCGTATGTTCACTGTGGAGTGACATACGCCTCTTTATATTATTATAAAGGAGGAGTTGTATATAAATTATGATTATACACATGGCTATTCAAACCCTTGACGAATAGCTTTACGAAAGAAGCGCAATGCAACCGCAGAGTCCCGTTTAGCGGCCAGCAAAAGGTCGATGGTTTGACCTACAGTATCGACCAAGCAGTACAGATATCGCCACAGGCCTTTGATTTTGATGTAAGTTTCATCCATTCGCCACCGCCGACCTACTGTGCGTTTGTGTCGGCGAAAAACCTTATCTAACAGCGGCACCCAACGATGCAGCGTGGAATGGTCAACGACAATACCACGCTCTGCCATCATCTCTTCCAGGTTGCGTAAACTCTGTGAATAAGCCAGATACCAGCGGACACACTGAGCAATAATATCGACGGGATAATGCAGGCAACAAAAGGCGTTTCGGGTCAGAGACATGGGCAGGTAACATCACAAAAAACAGCATGCTACCTAACAACGCCTTAATGCGACAGAGCCATTTCATGTGGGGGTATCTCATCCCATTGAACCTCGGCTTCCCCCTATTTATACCCCCAACTATCTATAAAATTCAGTCGATGCGGATAAGCGTAGGGCCCTACAGGAGCGAAATTAAACGCATAACATACTGTTAAATAAATACATTTAATAGGTTCAATTTTTAAGATACCCCCAATGATACCCCCAAATAATTTTCCTTCCCCAAACCTGCACAAATAAACTACCAAGAATCGTGAAAGACGGTATTTGCTATCAGAATGATTTCATATCATCGCACTTCACTTTAATGGTTGTTATTTGACCACCAATTTAACAGTTGATTATGGATTCATAATCACAAATAAAATTTCTCTATATATAACCAGAAAGTGGTCGGTTCGGTAGGTTCAGTCGGTTCACAGACGCATTTATTTGATATATAAGACAAATTAATTTTAAATTGAACCGACCCACGGTAGGTTCATCTCTCTATAAAGTCGGTTCAATAGCTTGTTGAACTTCCTTCAACCTGAAGATAACCAAAAATAACTATTAATCTTCAATATGTTACTGTTTATCACTCATCTGATTGACTAAAAAAAACCCAATACCAACTTTATTAATATCCTCTATGTGTAAACTATAAAAGATGTTCACAAAAATCGTTTGTCAGAGAAAATTAAGAGGCAACATAGTTATGGATAACATTATTCAGTTAGTACCGTCACGTTGGGTTTCGGAATCAGTATTGATGGCTATAACTGGCTTAAAGAAAAATACCATTAAATATGCTAGAGATACTTCGTGGATGGAGGGGAGCGAGTACAAGCACGTTTCAGGGAATGGAATCCCTCACGAAACAGCGGCTTGCTTCTACAACCGTGAATTGGTTGATGAATGGATACAAAAAATGCCAAAAGCAATACGTCGTGAGAGAAAGCCCACTTAGATAGGGAAGTTGTTGGGTATAGAGTGACGCACAATTGGAGAAAGACATTGATTGTGTGGAATAGTTAAAACAAAGGTAAACAGATTACTGATTTCAGCTATAACCCTCTTCATACGGCCGGTGACCCATCGGCCATTATCCCCTCCCCTGATAAATCCCCAGTATTTGTCTTACCGCTTATTCGTTCTATTATGTTTAAGAAATATTTAAGTTTACTGATACAAAGGCATGAATAACTAACTCACTGGAGGATGTATGAAAATAAACAGCACCGTAGTTGTTATCGTCCTCATACTTGCTGCTTTTGTAGCTGGGTACATAGTGTCTGAGATGTTTGCCAGGTAACCCACTGCTAGCCCATAGATAGCTCAAGGAGGGATAATGGCATTTAACGATTTGGAATTTCACGCAGTCAAAAAAGAAGTATCCCAGTTTATAGATAGCATTAGGCCTCCCGCCAATGTTCGTGATGAGCTTGATATTATTTTCCACATCACCGACCAAAGCATTGAAATAGCTGAGCTGCGTTCAGTATGGCGTAGAGAGCCGGAAGAGAAAGTTGAGCATAGTGTGGCAAAAATAACCTATGCCCGGTCACAGAAAGCATGGAACCTATACTGGATGCGAGCTGATATGAAGTGGCATCTGTATGAATCAGTGAAAACTTTAGCTGATGCCCTCAAGATTGTGGAAGAAGATGCCAATGGCTGCTTCTTTGGCTAGCCCATAGAGGGGTGGGTAAACAAATACAGCGAATCTGGCAAAGACCGGAGCGCAAATTTATTTAAGGGGATACGACGTCGTATATTGACTGATGATGAAGGAAATTGAATGGAAAATTCAGGGTCTTTAATGCCTATATCCCCTTTTGCTAAATGGAAGGGTCAGATTGATCTAGGTGGTGAAAAGATTGATTGTTATGTTCTTGATGATGGAGAGAGGGTTATAGCTTTAAGAGCGACCGTTAAAGCTATCGCCAATGCAGACTCGGGAGACCTGGCTAAATTTATAGGCGTTTCATCACTAAATGACTTTATAAACAAAGACTTAATCCTGGCCGATCTAATTGAATTTTCAATACCTGGGACTCAACTCAAGGGGGCTGGATTAAAAACAGAACATTTTGAATTAATCTGTAGAGGATATGTTCAGGCTCTTTATAAAGGAGCACCTCTGACAGAAAGACAAAAAGAAATAGCAATAAAATGCGCGGTATTAACTGCGGGCCTGACAAGGACTGGTCTGGATGCGCTTATTGATGAGGCTACGGGATATCAATACGAGCGTGCAGAAGATGCCTTACAGGTTAAACTTAGAGCTTTTATTGCTGAGGAACTACGCGCTTGGGAAAAAACATTTCCAGACGAATTGTGGGAGGAGTTTGGCCGGCTAACAAACTGGAAACAATCTTTACATTTACGCCCAAGGTGGTGGGGAAAGTTGGTCCTAGAACTAATTTATGATGCGATGGACCCAGATGTTGCAAAGTACCTTAAAGAAAATAAGCCATCTCCATCAAAAGGCGTTAATTACCACCAATGGTTATCACAAGATATTGGTCTTAAGGCTCTCATTCCACACATTCATCAAGTTATTGGTATTGCTAAAACTTGCCAAACAATGAAAGAGTTAAGGGATAAAGTTGCTGCCTTCTACGGTAAAAAGCCAGAACAATTAACGATGTTCAACAGTATCCCAGAAAATTAATACCCCCACGCCTAACCCGGCCCCAATGCCGGGTTTACCAAACAAAACTATAAGATAAGTATCTGTTCTATTGCCGACGTCGCTGTCGGCTTTTTTGTGCTCATAGCTTGATAAGTTACAAAGTTGTTACCATACTAGATTGGCAATAAAAAATTGCTCCCGAATTTTTCCAGTTGCCCCTCATATTGCGGGGCTTTTTTTATGTCTGCAATCTGACAATCTCGCCACCCTACCCTCTAATCACCCTTATAGCCTTATGGTAAACCGCTGTTCTCATTGGATCTCTGTCAATGTCACAGTACGATACCAGCATTGAAATAATTTGATCTTTACTTGGCTCGTCACCATGCTTAATCAAATTAACCGTCGCTCTACCTATCACTACGCATACATCGCTATAACCGATCGTGTCCTGATCCATATCGCCTCCATGTAAGTGTTAACCAACCTAACATGACTGAGCGAGAATTTCGCGAAAGAACTCATACCATCAGACCGGGCCATTAAGCCCGGTTTTGTATTTTATAAGCCTGACAAATCACAATGATCGTTTTAACCGATCAATATCAATACATTGATCTGTCTAACCAATTTGCAAACGTGAGAAAAACAGTGGTGATCGGGGTTATAGAAGAATATATCTTTATACGATTCGAAGTACATGGAAAAAGAATAAGAAAAACTATATTATTTGATTATAAAAACATGTCATTATTTCAACCTCAGTAGAGAATCACCATGTTAATAACTTGTATTTACATATTGATAAGTTTAGGTTTCTTTAATACGCTAACATATATTTATTCTCCTTCGGGGGATAGAATATCCAATGGTGAAACTGTAGTTCTTGTTTTGGGTGCATTTTTGTGGCCAATTATGCTCATTGGCGCGCTTACAACATTTATATTCGCAGGCCCACTCCTCAGTTTATTCCGATATATCCGCCGATTTGAAAGTAAATTGAACAATTAGCCTTCCCTTTGATACTCCGGGCAATTAAGCCCGGCTTTTTGTTTTACTCTACCGTTATAATGGCTCAGGCAACCCATCACGACCATACGAACTAAGGCTTTCATAATATGCAAGCCACCTAGGATCGGATGCCTCCACATTCTCTTGAAATGGATAATACTCAGGGTCTTGAGGTGAAGAGAGGTAAGCAACAATAATCTCGTTTTTATCATCTGCAAATTGAACAATAATTAACATGATCCCACCATTAAAATGTGTATGTAGACACCGACAGGCCGGTGTTATCCAAGGTTCCACCCGCCTGTGAATAATTCCAGTAAATTGCCTGGGGTACATCTAAAGTCATCGCAAATGTTCCAATATTCTGATTTGTTGTAGCACTAAAAGCAGCAGACACTTGAATCAAACCAGCCGCGTTTGAATTTGCCGATAAAACAATAATTGAGCTATTCAAGCTTGCACCTGCAATCGATGCATAACCACTGACCTCAATCGCGTTTTTCGGTACTGCCGTAGCCAAACTTAATGATGTTGCTGTTGACGGTGGTGTTGTTGTTGTAATAACAACAATCCGGGGAATATTTATTTTTCTCCCGCGCTGGAACCCGATATTCAGCAACCGTGCTGCTGTTGTCGCCCACACAGATACAAGTGCTGATGCGGTATAGTTCGCGGGCATGATTCCGGCGCAAATTTCTGGAACAACAGCAGATGTTGCGTTAACAGCCAGCAGTGCAGAAGCTTGAGTGGTTGGGTTGTAAATCGCATATAGCGCTACAAATCCCGTTACAGGAGCGGTGCCAGTGTCCATTCCGCCAGCGCCAGTTGCCGCAAGGTTAATTGTCTTGCTAAACCCACTAAGTTTGTACTGCAATCCACCTAAAGCAGTTTGCACGATTAATTCATCCGCGGTGAATGTTGCCGTCGCAGATGCGGCTGTAACACTCATTTTTGCATTGCGTGATGTGCCAACAACCCCTGTTAATTGTGATAACCCTATCCCACCAAGGTTTGCAAGAGCACCAGCGGCAGCAGTTGCGCCGGTCCCGCCGCCAGAGATTGGGATAGGGTTTGCTGAGTTCCATGCCTCGCGCACAGTGAATACCCGAGATCCAGCCGCGCCGACTGAAATAACTTCATAAACTCTGTAGTTTGAGTTCGTGACTGTATGTGGTTTCAATGTAAAACAAATATAATTACTTGAATTTGCAATATAATTAACAGTAATGCTGACGGTTAAACCGCTTGGGTAAGTAACGCCAGAAGGCGCATTTAGCCAATTCACAGTCGAAGCAAGATAATTTGCACCCGATGTAAATGTAAAGTTCTGGAAGTCAAAGTTTACGATGGCTGGCTGAGTCGGCAAGCCAATGCCTATCCCCGTCAGACCAAGAGTTGCCAATTTAGATACAGCAGTGGCTACCTGATCAAATTTATTGCTGTCTGGTGTGATACCGGCAGCACTCAGTACGCTAATTAATTCACGCTGAATG includes:
- a CDS encoding DUF3024 domain-containing protein; the encoded protein is MAFNDLEFHAVKKEVSQFIDSIRPPANVRDELDIIFHITDQSIEIAELRSVWRREPEEKVEHSVAKITYARSQKAWNLYWMRADMKWHLYESVKTLADALKIVEEDANGCFFG
- a CDS encoding phage tail protein, encoding MSVTAASATATFTADELIVQTALGGLQYKLSGFSKTINLAATGAGGMDTGTAPVTGFVALYAIYNPTTQASALLAVNATSAVVPEICAGIMPANYTASALVSVWATTAARLLNIGFQRGRKINIPRIVVITTTTPPSTATSLSLATAVPKNAIEVSGYASIAGASLNSSIIVLSANSNAAGLIQVSAAFSATTNQNIGTFAMTLDVPQAIYWNYSQAGGTLDNTGLSVSTYTF
- a CDS encoding DNA-binding protein, producing MDNIIQLVPSRWVSESVLMAITGLKKNTIKYARDTSWMEGSEYKHVSGNGIPHETAACFYNRELVDEWIQKMPKAIRRERKPT
- a CDS encoding thermolabile hemolysin, yielding MNKIPLALFLYVFCISAYAVKETSSISETSIPPERSMQHSARNSETYTYIKCVYRKNKDKNFDATSSWEWGRADNAANNYATVNGHWYSNAILANMFYTKSSHQEIKNVCINTLNKKDINYSDLIPYASDYTLSYYYSFWNEGSNIPLVEVGKAKLDRMVVFGDSLSDTINVYNGSYGTVPNSNTWFLGHFSNGLVWHEYLSKKHIKVPGYTWATGNAESGSNLIFSGFSQQLDSFESYMKKSNGYDIGQTLFLAMFGGNDFITGNKSPDDIVNNYKTSLVRLKSLGAKQVAIFTLPDFSTIPAVKNWSQSDRDKLKNKSIEFNTKLSSLINSLKLTYPDVKWIMPDLNAAFDKIIKNPASFNYVNAKDTCLNLRDSSLDYIAGASPKEECKNSNGAFIFWDNMHTTTKMHEDISDILGDEIKFLL
- a CDS encoding DUF2767 domain-containing protein encodes the protein MDQDTIGYSDVCVVIGRATVNLIKHGDEPSKDQIISMLVSYCDIDRDPMRTAVYHKAIRVIRG